A genomic region of Spirochaetota bacterium contains the following coding sequences:
- a CDS encoding PAS domain S-box protein, translated as MELYPLQGSAIALRKDSGFALRYSRNIFTDNPGMVFDYTDADIIVFSREENYSKNELLFIPDSNRTILLIIAPTKKNRVNIPRMQEGIDLLAMALAMQKNHEDLSLKYDTFHTIFQKTTNLTAILNARGEVIEWNEAAEQLYGRGLADAPVSYIDFIHEDELQRTRELFEDLYRNIIDYRKTLDPRRLDRDISYRDAARETILQIGTRQGFTKLTSRSGDKTLNVDYTMSLIIAPGTLDIAGYIVTTTDITKRKSMHDRLEESERKYRELFNLVPLFSMLIDTSGKTIDYNYVSMEDYGLDPNHEGLSYMDFIHEEDRNRAASLFIDLFTSAVGVKNRWIKDKAVSMEECARELRSLRIRNEPLRLLSRGRDKFFETQFSASLWIGESGLEIKGALLSAVDVTERNNYRRKLEESEKKYRELIEKKTRDIIFSLDGRAHFVMVNSNIRDKLGYPEDSVIGRYIIDILYRDPIDKNQINRETFLENIHRVLHDRAPDVRFNAVCDHKFLGEPVTLQFKLDPIIENDAVVGIMGFASEISDDPLREYLQEETLSFTIDNRLTIADEVSFRITRNLQKFLPIGRINLLRLGLREMIINAIEHGNLGITYEEKTLAQKNQNYHDLLRERQMSAVNRRKKVRIDYHLTEDEISYTIRDEGDGFDYRKFIKLKVKSLNDQLLSHGRGILITRSVFDQIQYNDKGNEVHLVARLKKDFKIR; from the coding sequence ATGGAACTCTATCCACTCCAGGGATCGGCCATTGCCTTAAGAAAGGATTCGGGCTTTGCCCTCCGCTACAGCCGGAATATCTTTACGGATAATCCGGGGATGGTCTTCGATTATACCGATGCCGATATAATCGTTTTCTCAAGGGAAGAGAATTATTCAAAAAACGAGCTTTTGTTTATCCCTGATTCAAACCGCACCATACTCCTCATCATAGCGCCAACGAAAAAAAACCGCGTCAATATCCCCAGGATGCAGGAAGGGATCGATCTCCTGGCCATGGCCCTGGCGATGCAGAAAAATCATGAGGACCTGTCGTTGAAATACGACACCTTCCACACCATATTTCAGAAAACGACGAACCTCACGGCCATCCTCAACGCGCGCGGCGAGGTCATTGAATGGAACGAAGCGGCTGAACAGCTCTACGGCAGGGGCCTGGCCGACGCCCCGGTCAGCTATATCGATTTTATCCATGAGGACGAGCTGCAGCGCACCCGGGAGCTCTTTGAAGACCTCTACCGGAACATCATCGATTACCGGAAGACCCTGGACCCCCGCAGGCTTGACCGCGACATCTCCTACCGGGATGCGGCGCGGGAAACCATTTTACAGATAGGAACGCGCCAGGGTTTCACGAAGCTCACGAGCCGCAGCGGCGACAAGACCCTTAATGTCGATTACACCATGAGCCTCATCATCGCCCCGGGCACCCTCGATATTGCCGGCTACATCGTCACCACCACCGACATCACGAAAAGAAAAAGCATGCATGACCGGCTGGAGGAGTCGGAGCGCAAGTACCGCGAGCTCTTCAACCTGGTGCCGCTCTTTTCCATGCTCATCGACACCTCCGGCAAAACCATCGACTACAACTACGTGTCCATGGAGGATTACGGCCTCGACCCGAACCACGAGGGATTGTCATACATGGATTTCATCCACGAAGAGGACCGGAACCGGGCCGCCTCGCTCTTCATCGATCTCTTCACCAGCGCCGTCGGGGTAAAGAACAGGTGGATCAAGGACAAGGCCGTCTCGATGGAGGAGTGCGCCCGGGAGCTCCGGTCCCTCCGCATCAGGAACGAGCCGCTCCGCCTGCTGAGCCGCGGGCGGGACAAATTTTTCGAGACCCAGTTCAGCGCCAGTCTCTGGATCGGCGAATCAGGCCTTGAGATCAAGGGCGCCCTTCTCTCCGCAGTCGACGTGACGGAGCGGAACAACTACCGGAGAAAGCTGGAAGAATCCGAAAAAAAATACCGCGAGCTCATCGAGAAGAAGACCCGGGACATCATCTTTTCCCTGGACGGCAGGGCGCACTTCGTCATGGTCAACAGCAACATCAGGGACAAGCTCGGCTACCCCGAGGATTCGGTCATCGGCAGGTACATCATCGACATCCTCTACAGGGACCCCATTGACAAGAACCAGATCAACCGGGAAACCTTCCTGGAAAACATCCACCGCGTCCTCCACGACCGCGCGCCGGACGTGCGCTTCAACGCCGTGTGCGACCACAAGTTCCTGGGCGAACCGGTGACCCTTCAGTTCAAGCTCGATCCCATCATTGAAAACGACGCCGTAGTCGGCATCATGGGCTTCGCGTCGGAGATATCGGACGATCCGCTGCGCGAGTATCTGCAGGAGGAGACCCTCTCCTTTACCATCGACAACCGGCTCACCATCGCGGACGAGGTGAGTTTCAGGATCACACGGAACCTCCAGAAGTTTTTGCCCATCGGCAGGATAAACCTGCTGAGGCTGGGCCTCAGGGAAATGATCATCAACGCCATCGAGCACGGGAACCTGGGGATCACCTACGAGGAAAAGACCCTGGCCCAGAAGAACCAGAACTACCATGACCTGCTCAGGGAGCGGCAGATGAGCGCGGTCAATCGCCGCAAAAAGGTCCGTATCGATTACCATCTCACCGAAGACGAAATTTCCTATACCATACGGGACGAGGGCGATGGATTCGATTACAGGAAATTCATAAAACTCAAGGTAAAGAGCCTCAATGACCAGCTGCTGTCCCACGGCAGGGGCATTCTGATCACCCGGTCGGTATTTGACCAGATACAGTATAACGATAAAGGGAACGAGGTTCATCTGGTGGCGCGCTTGAAAAAAGATTTCAAAATAAGATAG
- a CDS encoding neutral/alkaline ceramidase, translating into MDNNKHFFSRIVLLCSSVFLILFSGCDNDSDNKSLSILGWLPGLSSSGVVSNGIVDTAAPTVLPGEKTEGGGSVYLVGTGIYDITGPAGEIVMQGFAVSTQKTSGIHLRLRSRAFIAGDSDRRVVFVNADLGMLFQMVKVKVCEKIAANASLAKYYNEKNVLLSATHTHNGPGGYSGYFLYDATVNGFVKQNFNAIVDGIYQSILRAHNNLSRGRILINQGTIEGCGGNRAETAYNNNPATERALYDGITDKTMTLLKFVTLDGEEIGTLNWYAVHPDSIGPDNTLISGDNKGWASYLFEKDKGTDYLTARTFVAAFAQASAGDVTPNIGFGLAPSDVTFEKNKSLENAVLKQYNKARELYNGATTELSGSIDFRHEWVDMRTLYVESAQCVTCAAGMGASFSAGSPSDNPSPSPLFPNGTTVESLNWSDNAASTFLSTFLGGIFAFAWPATNDAAYKKCQAEKPVLIPTGIAHININGPTMTPQIMPLQVVKIGNLAIAAVPTEVTTMAGRRIKSTLLSGLSDSGVNYTVISSLANSYASYLATREEYAAQWYEGACTQFGPNELAAFRQEYAKLCRAIMDGTDVPAGPAPQDVTGLTVDFTAKVLFDDKPLFKSFGDVITQPGASYSKGDTVSAQFWGGHPNNNLRTQDTFLVVEKLVNGSYVPVARDWDPETTYRWERNGVSYSKITITWHTKNADAGTYRIRHKGNWKSGWTGKISAYEGVTNTFKVL; encoded by the coding sequence ATGGACAATAACAAGCACTTTTTTTCCAGAATAGTCTTACTTTGCTCCTCGGTTTTTCTGATTTTATTTTCCGGATGCGACAACGATTCAGATAACAAGTCCCTGTCGATTCTCGGGTGGCTCCCCGGCCTGTCCTCTTCAGGAGTGGTTTCCAATGGCATTGTGGATACCGCGGCCCCCACCGTGCTTCCCGGTGAAAAAACTGAAGGCGGCGGCAGCGTGTACCTGGTCGGCACCGGAATCTATGACATAACGGGGCCAGCCGGCGAGATCGTGATGCAGGGTTTCGCCGTTTCGACCCAGAAGACGAGCGGCATCCACCTGCGGCTCCGCTCCCGGGCCTTCATCGCCGGCGATTCAGACAGGCGGGTCGTCTTCGTCAACGCCGACCTGGGCATGCTCTTCCAGATGGTGAAGGTCAAGGTCTGCGAGAAAATCGCGGCCAACGCGAGTCTGGCTAAATACTATAACGAGAAGAACGTGCTCCTCTCCGCCACCCACACCCACAACGGCCCCGGCGGATATTCCGGATACTTTCTCTATGACGCGACGGTGAATGGATTCGTGAAGCAGAATTTCAACGCCATCGTCGACGGCATATACCAGTCCATACTGCGCGCCCACAACAACCTGAGCCGCGGCAGGATCCTGATAAACCAGGGAACCATCGAAGGCTGCGGCGGAAACCGTGCCGAGACCGCCTACAATAACAATCCCGCCACAGAGCGGGCCCTCTATGACGGCATCACCGATAAGACCATGACCCTCCTGAAGTTCGTCACCCTCGACGGCGAGGAGATAGGCACGCTGAACTGGTACGCGGTGCATCCGGACAGCATCGGGCCGGACAATACCCTGATAAGCGGCGACAACAAGGGGTGGGCCTCATATCTTTTTGAAAAGGACAAAGGGACCGATTATCTCACGGCGCGGACCTTCGTAGCGGCCTTCGCCCAGGCCAGCGCCGGCGACGTGACGCCCAATATCGGCTTCGGCCTTGCGCCGTCCGATGTGACCTTTGAAAAGAACAAGAGCCTGGAGAACGCGGTTCTCAAGCAATACAACAAGGCCAGGGAGCTGTACAACGGCGCCACGACCGAGCTTTCGGGCTCCATCGATTTTCGCCATGAATGGGTCGACATGCGGACGCTCTATGTCGAATCGGCGCAGTGCGTCACCTGCGCGGCCGGAATGGGCGCGTCCTTTTCCGCCGGGAGTCCCTCTGACAATCCGAGCCCGTCGCCCCTGTTCCCGAACGGCACCACCGTTGAGAGCCTGAACTGGAGCGACAACGCGGCCTCCACGTTCCTGAGCACTTTCCTGGGCGGCATCTTCGCCTTCGCGTGGCCCGCCACCAATGACGCGGCGTACAAGAAATGCCAGGCGGAAAAACCGGTCCTCATTCCGACCGGCATCGCCCATATCAACATCAACGGCCCCACCATGACGCCGCAGATTATGCCCCTCCAGGTCGTTAAGATCGGGAACCTGGCCATAGCCGCGGTACCCACCGAGGTCACCACCATGGCGGGACGCCGCATCAAGAGCACGCTCCTGTCGGGCCTTTCGGATAGCGGCGTGAACTACACTGTCATATCAAGCCTTGCCAACTCCTACGCGTCGTACCTGGCCACCAGGGAGGAATACGCCGCGCAGTGGTACGAGGGGGCCTGCACGCAGTTCGGCCCCAACGAGCTCGCCGCGTTCCGGCAGGAATACGCGAAGCTCTGCAGGGCCATCATGGACGGCACGGATGTTCCCGCCGGCCCGGCTCCCCAGGACGTGACCGGCCTCACGGTCGATTTTACGGCGAAGGTGCTGTTTGACGACAAGCCCCTCTTCAAGAGCTTCGGTGATGTCATAACCCAGCCGGGCGCGAGCTATTCGAAGGGCGATACGGTGAGCGCGCAGTTCTGGGGGGGCCATCCCAACAACAACCTCAGGACCCAGGACACGTTCCTGGTTGTGGAAAAGCTCGTGAACGGCAGCTATGTGCCGGTGGCGCGCGATTGGGACCCGGAAACGACCTACCGGTGGGAGCGCAACGGCGTATCCTACTCGAAGATCACCATAACCTGGCACACCAAGAATGCCGATGCCGGCACGTACCGCATCAGGCACAAGGGTAACTGGAAATCGGGCTGGACCGGGAAGATCAGCGCCTATGAGGGCGTAACCAATACATTCAAGGTGCTGTAA
- a CDS encoding helix-turn-helix domain-containing protein produces the protein MSWVSIPAVIMAAVSLYVGFYYFWMFVRRRLEMENLAFAVTCISIAFYDIFCAGLYNAASPEQGMFWQRFQFASLGVFTISVSWFLYYFTGFRSRVPFIVITAWLSLLFVLGLAVRNEWTLSVSRPYVKAIDLGGIGIVYNEVDPGIIYTFQYVSMVLIGLFLFYVMIYHYLNDEKPRVGPIVASMVPFLAASVNDVMVGAGVYPFIYLTEYAYMFIIFSMASVLQNRFIDLHREVEELTQQLEEKVNDRTMELFLSEITHRLYAEIAGEPSSRPPDGGEGPEELPAPGSNLSQDISIITNIDKLLKRSLEKGAEIVGAATSCLFMIDEAGRLDRAADLGEEPGQPWIAGAAERVLWENQPLIMNRHDAEGNPAGPGAAGGRHSLLVPVNLRGKAIGVCCMQRPVALDTFTERDIRIAGLYVSQAASAIENAYLYQRMIDRNVAVRQQSVTPAIEEKMKKAIAYIRENYRSDISREGLAASLNMHPDSFGRFFKVYTNKKISEFINELRVMEAARKLRETNANIIDIAFSVGFESLPTFNRAFLKIMNVTPTKYRGEKE, from the coding sequence ATGAGCTGGGTATCGATTCCTGCGGTCATAATGGCCGCCGTTTCCCTGTACGTGGGATTCTACTATTTCTGGATGTTTGTCCGGCGGCGGCTGGAAATGGAAAACCTCGCCTTCGCCGTCACCTGCATATCCATAGCCTTCTACGACATCTTCTGCGCGGGTCTCTACAACGCGGCCTCGCCGGAACAGGGAATGTTCTGGCAGCGTTTCCAGTTCGCTTCCCTGGGCGTGTTCACCATATCCGTGTCATGGTTCCTCTACTACTTCACCGGGTTCAGGTCGCGGGTGCCCTTCATCGTCATCACCGCCTGGCTTTCTCTGCTATTTGTCCTGGGATTGGCGGTGAGGAACGAATGGACACTTTCTGTGTCCAGGCCCTATGTCAAGGCCATCGACCTGGGCGGTATCGGCATCGTCTATAACGAGGTGGACCCCGGCATCATCTATACCTTTCAGTATGTGTCCATGGTCCTGATAGGTCTCTTTCTTTTTTACGTCATGATCTACCACTATCTGAACGACGAGAAGCCGCGGGTGGGCCCCATTGTGGCTTCGATGGTGCCGTTCCTGGCCGCTTCGGTCAATGATGTCATGGTGGGGGCCGGGGTGTATCCCTTCATCTATCTGACCGAATACGCCTACATGTTCATCATCTTCTCAATGGCCTCCGTGCTCCAGAACCGCTTCATCGACCTGCACCGCGAGGTGGAGGAGCTGACCCAGCAGCTGGAGGAAAAGGTGAACGACCGCACCATGGAGCTCTTCCTGAGCGAGATAACCCACCGCCTCTACGCGGAGATTGCCGGCGAGCCTTCGTCCCGCCCGCCTGACGGCGGCGAGGGACCGGAGGAGCTGCCGGCGCCGGGAAGCAATTTGAGCCAGGACATAAGCATCATCACCAACATCGACAAGCTCCTGAAGCGCTCCCTGGAAAAGGGCGCGGAGATAGTCGGCGCCGCAACGTCGTGCCTGTTCATGATCGATGAAGCGGGAAGGCTTGACCGCGCCGCGGACCTGGGAGAGGAGCCGGGGCAGCCATGGATCGCCGGCGCGGCGGAACGGGTCCTCTGGGAGAACCAACCCCTGATCATGAACCGTCATGACGCGGAAGGGAACCCGGCCGGCCCGGGCGCCGCGGGGGGCCGCCATTCCCTCCTGGTGCCGGTGAATCTCCGGGGGAAGGCCATTGGCGTCTGCTGCATGCAGCGGCCGGTAGCCCTGGACACGTTCACGGAGCGCGACATTCGGATAGCCGGCCTCTACGTGTCCCAGGCGGCTTCGGCCATCGAGAACGCCTATCTCTATCAGCGCATGATCGACCGGAACGTGGCGGTGCGCCAGCAGTCGGTGACGCCCGCCATCGAGGAGAAGATGAAGAAGGCCATCGCCTATATACGGGAAAATTACCGGTCGGACATCTCCCGGGAGGGGCTGGCGGCGTCCCTCAACATGCATCCGGATTCGTTTGGGAGATTCTTCAAGGTCTACACCAACAAGAAGATCAGCGAGTTCATCAACGAGCTCCGGGTCATGGAGGCCGCGCGGAAGCTCCGCGAGACAAACGCGAACATCATCGACATCGCCTTTTCCGTCGGCTTCGAGAGCCTGCCCACCTTCAACAGGGCCTTCCTGAAGATAATGAACGTGACCCCCACGAAGTACCGCGGCGAGAAGGAGTGA
- a CDS encoding serine/threonine-protein phosphatase: protein MIKNITMFFLSPYANAPVETREKAKLFLYLITSSLAFITILFIVLNTLMELTVTNYIIFGLCLGLVVSLTLLRKGRYHGAVNFFSLLFTAAIIFLGFYGQIGRGRIDYITNFYFFPVIIIYTALFCRPSWIIFTTTLLLICGVASYLLNYSNPIGTQFMPVAQSALVDYTSSVVLTLLLCVTIIKLNGKITEAARREEHTRELHAELEIARLIQSNLMPETPAGDPRISIFATYIPMEEIGGDFYDFHSSGDELHIFIADVSGHGIPGAFMALITKVALLHAISGAGATTEVLHRINEVLCDCTVMGNFVSCFYCRIDKAAKTIRYTSAGHIPQLLYRREDSSFRELYSKGMAMGWAGNIALNEETIDLEAGDRLILFTDGVTECMNARREMYSDTKLRDFISRNRDLPVEAFSRGLIKSLVDFSRDETFNDDLTLITIDIN from the coding sequence ATGATTAAAAACATAACAATGTTTTTCCTCTCCCCCTATGCCAACGCGCCGGTGGAGACCAGGGAAAAGGCGAAACTCTTTCTCTATTTAATCACATCAAGCCTGGCATTCATCACAATTCTTTTCATCGTTCTCAATACACTGATGGAACTCACCGTGACCAACTACATCATCTTCGGATTATGCCTGGGCCTTGTCGTCAGCCTTACCCTTCTCAGAAAAGGCCGGTACCACGGAGCGGTAAACTTCTTCTCGCTCTTATTCACCGCGGCCATCATCTTTCTCGGTTTTTACGGACAGATCGGACGCGGCCGCATCGACTATATCACCAATTTCTATTTCTTTCCGGTTATCATCATCTATACCGCCCTCTTCTGCCGCCCCTCCTGGATCATTTTCACCACGACCCTCCTGCTGATCTGCGGCGTCGCCTCGTACCTTCTCAATTATTCGAATCCCATAGGCACACAATTCATGCCCGTGGCGCAGAGCGCCCTGGTGGACTACACCAGCTCCGTTGTCCTGACCCTTCTCCTGTGCGTCACCATCATCAAGCTCAACGGAAAAATCACCGAGGCCGCGCGCCGGGAAGAGCATACCAGGGAGCTCCACGCCGAGCTGGAGATCGCGCGGCTCATCCAGTCGAACCTCATGCCGGAGACTCCCGCGGGGGACCCCCGCATCAGCATATTCGCCACCTACATCCCCATGGAGGAGATCGGCGGCGATTTCTACGATTTTCACTCCTCCGGCGACGAGCTTCACATCTTTATCGCAGACGTGTCAGGCCACGGCATCCCCGGCGCATTCATGGCGCTCATCACCAAGGTGGCCCTCCTGCACGCCATCTCCGGGGCCGGCGCCACCACGGAGGTGCTGCACCGCATCAACGAGGTCCTCTGCGACTGCACGGTGATGGGGAATTTCGTGTCCTGCTTTTACTGCCGCATTGACAAGGCGGCGAAGACGATCCGCTATACCTCGGCGGGTCACATCCCGCAGCTCCTGTACCGGAGGGAGGACAGCAGCTTCCGGGAGCTTTACTCGAAGGGCATGGCCATGGGGTGGGCCGGCAATATCGCCTTGAACGAGGAGACCATCGACCTGGAGGCCGGGGACCGCCTGATCCTCTTCACCGACGGTGTGACCGAGTGCATGAACGCGCGCCGCGAGATGTACTCCGACACGAAGCTGCGCGATTTCATCTCGCGGAACCGGGACCTCCCGGTGGAGGCCTTTTCCAGGGGACTGATCAAGAGCCTCGTTGACTTTTCCCGGGACGAAACCTTCAACGACGACCTTACCCTGATAACCATCGACATCAATTAA
- a CDS encoding FGGY-family carbohydrate kinase codes for MAETYVVTHDVGTTGNKSCIYRISDRIELVDSSLVEYPLYTVADGGVEQKADEWWMAICAATKTVMKRSKIKPKQIKAMTFSAQMQSLVLVDEKGKVLRNPMNYMDGRSVEQLDRYFNTGLIKIDGKWNALTALNWLRITGGLAGTAKDPLWKYHWVKDNEPEIFKRAHKWLDVKEYLILRCTGKYSMSKDSAHLTFLYDTRPGKLGWHKGLCKKFDVDMDHLPPVVDSTDIVGSLLPGPAAEMGLAEGLPVFAGSGDVTLTGVGSGCLDLHDAHIYIGTSGWVSANVEKRMVDVTNFCASILGAMPGIYNFTGEQETSGACLKWVRDHMALDEIGMYLDAKHVVDKTQEYDSLFDFLNEVISQTPPGSGGVIFTPWLHGNRSPREDPYARGIFFNLSLDTGKRQMIRSVLEGMAFHKRWILEALEKRIPRRESIRFVGGGAKSEVGCQIMADITGRHIETVANTQNVGTIGATVVCAVGLGLYKSFQEAKKLIPSVKTYEPRKELKGMYDGHFEVFKKLYDRNRKLFASLNK; via the coding sequence ATGGCGGAAACGTATGTTGTTACCCATGATGTCGGAACTACCGGCAACAAGTCGTGCATTTATCGCATAAGCGATCGCATAGAGCTGGTCGATTCAAGCCTGGTCGAATATCCCCTCTATACCGTGGCGGACGGCGGCGTTGAGCAGAAGGCCGACGAATGGTGGATGGCCATCTGCGCCGCCACGAAAACCGTCATGAAGCGGTCAAAAATAAAGCCCAAGCAGATCAAGGCCATGACCTTCAGCGCCCAGATGCAGAGCCTGGTCCTCGTGGACGAGAAGGGGAAGGTCCTCAGGAATCCGATGAACTACATGGACGGCCGTTCCGTCGAGCAGCTCGACCGTTATTTTAATACCGGCCTCATTAAAATCGACGGGAAGTGGAACGCCCTGACGGCCCTTAACTGGCTCAGGATCACCGGGGGACTGGCCGGTACGGCCAAGGACCCCCTCTGGAAATATCACTGGGTGAAGGACAACGAGCCCGAGATCTTCAAACGGGCCCATAAATGGCTCGATGTAAAAGAGTACCTGATACTCCGGTGCACCGGGAAGTACAGCATGTCCAAAGACTCGGCCCACCTCACGTTCCTGTACGATACCCGGCCGGGAAAGCTGGGGTGGCACAAGGGACTGTGCAAAAAGTTTGACGTCGACATGGACCATCTTCCGCCTGTCGTGGATTCCACCGATATCGTGGGGAGCCTTCTTCCAGGGCCGGCGGCCGAGATGGGTCTTGCCGAAGGGCTTCCTGTGTTTGCCGGCAGCGGCGATGTCACCCTCACCGGCGTCGGATCGGGATGCCTGGACCTCCATGACGCCCATATCTACATCGGCACCTCCGGCTGGGTCAGCGCCAACGTTGAAAAGCGCATGGTGGATGTCACGAATTTCTGCGCGTCGATCCTCGGGGCCATGCCCGGCATATATAATTTCACCGGGGAGCAGGAAACGTCGGGGGCCTGCCTCAAGTGGGTCCGGGACCACATGGCCCTTGATGAGATCGGCATGTATCTCGACGCCAAGCATGTCGTCGACAAGACCCAGGAGTATGACAGCCTCTTCGATTTCCTGAACGAGGTCATCAGCCAGACTCCGCCGGGGTCGGGCGGCGTGATCTTCACGCCCTGGCTCCACGGGAACCGCTCGCCGCGGGAGGATCCCTACGCCCGGGGCATCTTCTTCAACCTGTCCCTTGACACGGGAAAGCGCCAGATGATCCGTTCGGTCCTTGAGGGCATGGCTTTCCACAAGCGGTGGATCCTGGAGGCCCTTGAGAAAAGGATACCCCGCCGGGAAAGCATACGCTTCGTGGGCGGCGGCGCCAAGTCCGAGGTGGGCTGCCAGATCATGGCGGACATCACCGGCCGGCATATCGAGACCGTGGCGAACACGCAGAACGTCGGCACCATCGGCGCCACGGTGGTGTGCGCCGTCGGCCTGGGGCTTTATAAGTCCTTCCAGGAGGCGAAGAAGCTCATACCGTCGGTGAAGACCTATGAGCCGCGAAAGGAGCTCAAGGGCATGTATGACGGGCATTTTGAGGTGTTCAAGAAACTCTATGACAGGAACAGGAAGCTGTTCGCGAGCTTGAATAAATAA
- a CDS encoding class II aldolase/adducin family protein, producing the protein MGKYDIYKKQVFDCIMELVREGYVQGTGGNVSMRVGNEDVVVVTPSQREYHGMTVDEICVVDFDLKPVEDNGLKPSMETAMHIAVYKNRPDAGAVVHTHQIYASVFALLNQPIPALFDEVSMTIGALVEVVPYGLSGSPQLIENVKSKLGNRSNCYLLQNHGALALGPDLAKAKRCAELLEKSAHVYCLALSTGKEVGVLPQNIQEMMGKIVAAKQDAEIKRREEMKG; encoded by the coding sequence ATGGGAAAATACGATATCTATAAGAAACAGGTCTTCGATTGCATCATGGAGCTGGTCCGCGAGGGATACGTGCAGGGGACCGGCGGCAACGTGTCGATGCGGGTCGGGAACGAGGACGTGGTCGTGGTGACGCCGTCGCAGCGGGAATACCACGGCATGACCGTTGACGAGATCTGCGTCGTCGACTTCGACCTGAAGCCCGTCGAGGATAACGGCTTGAAGCCCTCGATGGAAACGGCCATGCACATCGCGGTGTATAAAAACCGGCCCGATGCCGGCGCCGTGGTGCACACCCACCAGATCTACGCCAGCGTGTTCGCGCTCCTCAACCAGCCGATCCCGGCGCTCTTCGACGAGGTCTCCATGACCATCGGCGCCCTTGTCGAGGTCGTGCCGTACGGCCTGTCCGGCAGCCCCCAGCTCATTGAGAACGTGAAGTCGAAGCTGGGGAATCGGAGCAACTGCTACCTCCTCCAGAACCACGGGGCCCTGGCGCTGGGGCCGGACCTCGCGAAGGCGAAGCGCTGCGCGGAGCTCCTGGAAAAGTCCGCCCACGTGTACTGCCTGGCCCTTTCCACCGGGAAAGAGGTCGGCGTCCTGCCCCAGAACATCCAGGAGATGATGGGGAAGATCGTGGCGGCCAAGCAGGACGCGGAGATCAAGCGAAGGGAAGAGATGAAAGGGTAA